The DNA sequence AAGAATGTGCATGGGCTGGAGGTGATATTTCTTTGACGTAGCAATGCGATAAAGTGACGAACCCACCATGCTGGCTGCCATAAAGCTGGAGAAGACAATGCCCAAAGGTGGGTTGTAGGGATCTAGAACAGGAGTCCAGAGGAAGATGAAGATGTAGATGACACTTTCAAACAAGGCCTGGATGGTGCCTAGAAGCAGGACCCGACGATCAGAGAGGAGGCACTTCAAGCCATCCATACAAGTTCTGGAAAGTGCCCGCTTCTTGCCATAGTTCTCATCCCAGTTCTTCATAGCCAGGATACCAACCATCATGAGAAAGGGAATGGAAACCATGAAGGGGGCCACTGGGCCCAAGCCCAGCCATTCAGCAAAGACATTGGCTGCCACTCCAGCTCCAATAGCAATGATGCTGTTCCAAAAGGCTGCCTTAGAGAAAGTGGCAGGAATCCACTCCGCTGGGAAGTCATAACGTTCCACATGCTCATGTACATACCACGCTTCAAAAGCAGAAAACAGCAGGGCAGTCGACAGTCCACCTAATATCCTCCCAACAATCAGCACAAAATAATCCCAGGAGAGTTTTGTGAGGCAACAAATAGAGTAAGTCATAGAGAAGAGGATGCAAGATTTTTTACGACCTAAGCGGTCAACCAAAGAAGTGGAGACCAGCCCAAAGAGCACACTGGAGGCAAAACCACAGACATAAATGATGGTGATCTGAGCCTCCAAAAAGTTATAGTGTTGGTATAGTTTGTAAAGGTAAGGCCCTTGCAACCAGTCAGCTGCCAGAGCCAAGAAGTAGACCTGGTAGTAGTCCAGCTGGAATCGCAGGAAAGCTGGGTTGGAGCAAGACCTGCCAGTGACTTTGGACCGGCAGGCGGACAACTCCAAGCCAATGCataacagcaggagcaaagcaaaGGCAACATAGGCAGCGACCAGCATGGTGCTTCAAATCATCATGCGCTTCTCCCAAGACTGGCTCCCGAAGCACCTGAAAAAGAGAGTAACATGTGAGACAGGGGCAGGACAGTTGTAGCAGATGGCTTTTCGGTAGTACATGAAGAGGGGTAGAACCTGCAGCATACTCCTCTCCTTGGAGGCTTTGCTCCATGTtatactcagggcacaatcctaaccaggtgtactcagaagtatgccctattttgttcaatggggcttaatctcaggaaagtgtggttaggattgcagccatatttaGTATGcactcttgcattttttttaatctcacatTGTCAAGTCACCCATGCTCATTTCTGCTACAAAGGAACAGAAATTACAAACATAGGACCAAATTATGCTTGTTATGAGATTTCTATGTTCAGAGCAAGTAAACTATTGAGCATCAGATGTTGGGCACAGACAATAGGACAAGAATGCAAATAAGCTAGCtagtaaaaaagaaaagcatttagAGGTTTAATTTCTGATTTATTTCAAGGTTGGCATATTTTGTCTTTAGATTTATTGTGACTTCTTGAAAATTGAATATGGGGACAAGCTTTGACACAGCAAAGGGTGAAATGCAGGAGCAAGTGCATTGAATTTAGATTCCATGTGGAGAAATGAGGTATACGAGGATGGACAGCAATGCAGGGCATTCAAGCCCTGGCTCTCCGACCACAGTAGTGGGGGAGAGGGGCTTCAGACAGAATGAATATACAGGAGACTGCATTCACCCTTGTATGCATATTGGGACTCACCAAAATTTAGTCTGTTGCCTGGAATGTTAATGCATGGAGGGAGAATGATGAAGTGACCTTTCTGGACACTTGCatataaataaggctgcaatcctaaccacactttcctgagagtaagccccactgaacaaaataggacttacttctgagtagacatggttaggactATGCCCTAAGCCTACTAAGTCTCATTGGTAAGCTAAACTACTGccttcataagaacagctctgctggatcaggcccagggtccatctagtccagcttcctatacctCACAGCagtctaccagatgcctcagggagcacacacaagacacttgcatcttggTGTcatctccctgcatctagcataatatttatgctcacaccccccagcaaagacaccagactggAATTAGGATTACCggtaacttgtgctactttattaaacacagtgaccaatttttaatgcatgaaacctactgaatataccttccctccctagtctggggtaggcaaaaaaactgccatccatggccaattcggatgacagaaaaaaattcctatcagccttcataatgagcaaccagttaatctcagactgcacatacccatcacggcacctgtgatggacttttcctccagaatctgtccaatccccttttaaaggcatctaggctggatgccatcaccatatcctgtggcaaggagttccacagactaattacacactgagtaaagaaatacttttatttgttctaactctcaatttcagtggatgttctctggttctggtgttgtgtgagaggaaaataacatccctctactgatcccctacataattttgtgttccaatcatgtcccccctcaggcacctcttttctagactgaagagcctcaagtgctgcagcctttccttataagggaggtgctccagtccagtaatcattttggttgctctcttctgcaccttttctaattCCACTACAACCTAtttaagatgtggggaccagaactgaacacaatactctaggtgcagctgtatcatcaatttgtacaatggcattctaatattaactgttttattcTCAAGCCCCCTTTTAACTAACTCTagaatggaattggccttctttactgctgccacacattgggttgacactttcattgagttgtccaccagcaGCCCAAAATCTCTCTGCTGAGCCATCATAGACAACTCAGACCCCATTAGCTTATGTGTGAAGtgtggattttttgccccagtgtacaTTACTTTTACACTTACCTAACGTGCCTAAAACTTCAAGAGGGGTAGCTATATTAGTCTGTAGCAACAAAAACCACTGACTTGCAACTGGCATGACTTTTCTAACACAAAGTATTATCTTACAAAGATTTGATTTCTTCACCAAACTGTTGCTGTTTTTACTGTGCAGACAACCAATTATTCCCCACAGAGGGATATGGCAGAAGTAGCAAAAGTGGATAGATGCAGGATGGACCCTTGTGTTCTCTCCACACTAAGGCTGCCCTAACTGAAAAGAAAGGTCATGTGATCTTAAGGTTACTATAGGTTACTAGCTTTAATACAATTTCAGTGGCTCCATGCATGACAGGTAAAAAACAAGAACTACCAGCTGAACTAGCTGCCTGATTTCTACCACCACCACAACTTGAGAGGTTTCAACATCACTGTTCTGCTGGTCTACAATGATGTCTCTTAGAGACTCTACTGGAAACCATCATTAGAGTTTCTTCAAGAACTTTACTGTCAGGACAGGAGAGAGACGCCATTAACAAAATCTCACTTCATGGTGTGGCATCATTAGAACAATCCTGAAAGGCAACTTTCAGACAACACTCTCTGTGCTCTTATGCCAACCCAAGCCAGAACAGTATCCGGCAACACCACCTCACCTTAGCATCACACAAAAgcaatgaaaaccagaaatggaaaacTCACAACTTCAGCATTGACACACATACATGAGCAGGCAGAGTAAACATGAAGCAGATTATTGAAGACCATATAAACAATTTATGGGTTTTTAGAAATGTCATTTGTGTAAATTCAACAATACAAGACAGATATTTTAATTCTTTGTCtttgttttgtattaaaaaatTAGGTATGCTTTTCTTAGCTTTTAAACTGTTTGGTATCTCTTGCATATTTTAACACATTATTAATACTAATTTAATAAAGATTACAGTAGCCATTCATGGAGGAATTGCAAACATTTTTCCTCATGGACACCCACTACTAATACTGATCCAGTGCCCATCAGATGCAAGTTTCTGAGTTACACCCAACTCTTTGCCAGCTTCATAAACCGTTAGCCAATACCCTGGGAATTAAGCTGGCATTAGACCATTTGACTCACAAATtgagtggccttgggcaagcagCTTCAGTTCCTCAGCTGTAAATAAAGCCACCTACCACATAAGGGATAAAATCATTTTCTCACCCCAGCTTCAAAGAAACAGAATGTAAATCTAAACAGATCTTTAAAAGTGGCATTATTGATTTCTTACAGTCCAGCTGAGGAAAGCATAAAAGTCTGGCAAACTAAAGTGTGTTGAAACTTAAAATtactcatcttttaaaaaatgtttcccaAAGTATGTATCACTTGAAAACCCCACATCCTATTTAAAAATAGGCAAACACCAAGGCAAGTACCTAAAGGCAAGTACCTTTAGGCAAGTACCTAAAAATCATTAAGGTACACTTGTAGAAATGTACTGCAAGTAAAACATCAATTCCCAAACAAGAACAGCTCAGCCACAGAATACCATACACTATGAAGGTGAAGAGGCAATGATGCTGGAAGCAGTTTCTCCTCCTAACCAAGAGAATCCCAAAACTACAAACAAGTCCAAAAAGAAGAGTCATCACCTACAGGCTAGCAGCTGTTAAGTAAAAAGTACTGTGCACAAGAATCCCCACACAGACACTCCACCCAAGGCTTACGTATCTGTTGCCGTCATTACACCTCAGAGGCTTCCTACAGGCATCAATGGATTCAGAAACATCTCTCACCCTCATCTGGaaaggattttcctgcttcagggAGAGAGATGGactaattttcaacctttttgatgtcattgcacactgacaaggcactaaaattgtcagggcttTTTGacaatcaggtttttgaccactgacaaggcacaccatgctgccatgggggaagggggggctcacatcctccattggtcctactaacaaatgaccttcccccaaaatcctgtggcacacctgtggaccatttgcagcacactaatgtgctgtggcacagtggttgaaaaggaaAGGACTAAATGCTGAGAGGCCCCCTGGAGCTCTATAGTGAACTCCAACACAGAACTGGAGGGAGTCGCaagaccctccctccacctcctgacCCTGCCTCTTGCAAGGGGAACTCCCAGCTGGACCCctttagagcccaaccctatactCAGAAGTACACTCCAGTATAGacaatggggcctacttccaggtaagtgtggacaggactgcagcctcagagcccactcctatgcatgtctactcagaagtcagtcccattatagtcaatggggcttactcccaagttaagtgaacacaggactgcagcctcagagcccaatcctatgcctgtctactcagaagtcagtcccattatagtcaatggggcttactcccaagtaagtgtacacaggactgcagcttcagagcccaatcctatgcctgtctactcagaagtcagtcccattatagccaatggggcttactcccaggaaagtgtggataggatggcaacctcagtgcacaatcctatgcctgcctactcagaagtaagtcccattacagtcaatggggcttactcccaggtaaatgtagacaggactgcagccttccttCCCTTCTCAGCTCCCCTTGCGCACGCCAGACCAGCCACCACCCCGTCCCTGGCTTCCTCCTGCACGGCCAAGCCCCCTGGAGTGCCGCCTGAGCCGCTCCAGCCCCTTCACCGACCTGCCTGGGTGTCCCGCGCTGCTCGGCTCCACTCCTGCCCGCCTAGGCTGGGCGCACGCTGCATATCCAGCCTCTCGCTTCCGCTTCCGCTTTCACAGCCGACCAGCTGGAGGCGCCTGTCACGTGGCGCCGGAACGTTCGCCTCTTCCTGGCGCTGCCGAGCCCGCTGGCGTGGCGCGCGGCGTTTGTACCAGCTGGAGCGCTGTCTGTAGGGcgcgcgctgctgctgctgctgtacctgCACCTGCAGGTGGTCTTTGCAAAACGCGCATTCCCCTGGCTTTCAacgttaaggctgcaatcctctccacactttcctgggagtaagccccgctgggCACAATGGaactacttacttctgagtagacgtgcataggattgtgcagctcCTTGTGCCATCAAACCGCTTTTAATTGGCGCCCCTAAGGAGTCCATCTGCGTGTAATTTAGTccgcggaactccttgccacaagatggggtgtcggcatctggcctggatgccttgaaaggggagttggatagatttatggaggtaaagtcacaggttactagccatgatgcgtaatgtgcaacctcctggtttcagaagtaggctgtctctgaatgtcagatgcaagggagggcaccaggatgcaggtctcttgtgtgctccctgagggcccagtcttctccaactttccagcactggtgcagctgcaattgcagccccaaggtaggggaacaaattttccagtaccttgaggaggcctctgtgactgcttctccaccacaggatccagtgcacgccccattggcgcggctataccggcactggaaaattggataggattgggtcctgaggcatctggtgagccactgtgagatgcaggaggctggactagatgggcctttggcctgatccaaccaaaggggtttttcttatgttctccctgaGG is a window from the Tiliqua scincoides isolate rTilSci1 chromosome 2, rTilSci1.hap2, whole genome shotgun sequence genome containing:
- the MFSD5 gene encoding molybdate-anion transporter, which codes for MLVAAYVAFALLLLLCIGLELSACRSKVTGRSCSNPAFLRFQLDYYQVYFLALAADWLQGPYLYKLYQHYNFLEAQITIIYVCGFASSVLFGLVSTSLVDRLGRKKSCILFSMTYSICCLTKLSWDYFVLIVGRILGGLSTALLFSAFEAWYVHEHVERYDFPAEWIPATFSKAAFWNSIIAIGAGVAANVFAEWLGLGPVAPFMVSIPFLMMVGILAMKNWDENYGKKRALSRTCMDGLKCLLSDRRVLLLGTIQALFESVIYIFIFLWTPVLDPYNPPLGIVFSSFMAASMVGSSLYRIATSKKYHLQPMHILSLSVLMVFFSLFMLTFSTNPGQENPSESFLAFLLIELSCGLYFPSMGFLRQKVIPEKDQAGVMHWFRVPLNLLACLGLLILHDSDYKTGTRNMFTICSVMMVMALLAVVSLFTVVRNNAELRMPSPRGQTEATSPEL